From a region of the Thermosipho melanesiensis BI429 genome:
- a CDS encoding potassium channel family protein, translating into MNENIGKLLIKQIILFSILIIAIVSTGVLYYHYVEGLSFVDAFFFTAITISTVGYSMPETLSNTGRIFTSILIFMGISVVLYGVSSVTAIVVEGKLSDYMKERRNRKMIERLENHIIVVGAGKTGQYVIAELIREKEKFLIIDNKEENIKKLLEMYNIEVPYVIGDAAEEDILLNSGIMKARALITTLPEDSVNVFVVLSARTLNPNLTIISKVTDVSSIRKLIYAGATTVVAAAEIAGTRMARLITRPESVNFVDLFAFGNEQYRIEEVKVNKNSGIVDKKISDLDVGKKFNVLILAINRFGDIIFGPSGNVEINNNDVLMIMGKKDNIDKFKEFVKA; encoded by the coding sequence ATGAATGAAAATATAGGTAAACTTCTAATAAAGCAAATAATTTTATTTTCAATTTTAATAATTGCAATAGTAAGTACGGGAGTCCTTTACTATCATTATGTGGAAGGACTCTCGTTTGTTGATGCTTTTTTCTTTACGGCAATAACTATTTCAACTGTTGGTTATAGTATGCCTGAGACACTTAGTAATACAGGGAGAATTTTCACATCTATTTTAATTTTTATGGGAATTAGTGTGGTTTTATACGGTGTGTCGAGTGTTACTGCAATTGTTGTTGAGGGAAAGTTAAGTGATTATATGAAAGAGAGGCGAAATAGGAAAATGATTGAAAGATTAGAAAATCATATAATTGTTGTTGGAGCTGGGAAAACGGGGCAGTATGTAATTGCAGAGTTGATAAGGGAAAAGGAAAAATTTTTAATAATTGATAACAAAGAGGAGAATATAAAAAAGTTGCTGGAGATGTATAATATTGAAGTTCCTTATGTTATTGGCGATGCAGCAGAAGAAGATATATTACTAAATTCGGGAATTATGAAAGCGAGAGCTCTTATTACTACGCTTCCAGAGGATTCAGTTAATGTTTTTGTTGTTTTAAGTGCAAGGACTTTAAACCCAAATTTAACTATAATTTCAAAAGTTACCGATGTTTCATCGATTAGAAAATTAATTTATGCAGGTGCTACAACAGTAGTAGCAGCTGCAGAAATAGCGGGAACTAGAATGGCAAGGTTAATCACAAGACCTGAAAGTGTTAATTTTGTGGATTTATTTGCGTTTGGAAATGAACAATACAGAATTGAGGAAGTAAAGGTTAATAAAAATAGTGGTATAGTTGACAAAAAAATTTCGGATTTGGATGTTGGAAAGAAGTTTAACGTATTAATACTTGCAATTAATCGTTTTGGTGATATAATTTTTGGACCAAGCGGAAATGTTGAAATAAATAATAATGATGTATTGATGATAATGGGGAAAAAAGATAATATTGATAAATTTAAGGAGTTTGTTAAAGCCTGA
- the glnA gene encoding type I glutamate--ammonia ligase yields the protein MEIKDILSIVEREKINFIDLKVVDIWGKWRHVTLARTNFSEKTFYEGVGFDASNLGYASVENSDMVLIPDPQTAFFEKIGEEKVLSLICDVYDVNSGKASFHDPRSILKATLNEIGDVADEVFLGPEYEFHVFENVRYSISNNEISLKIDSKEGFWNAEETGEYFIGKKKGYHRIPPFDTLMEVRNEIVKRLLEYGVPVKYHHHEVGTCQVEIELNFISALKAADYTLLVKHVARQVAKKFGLIVTFMPKPLYDEAGNGMHVHQFLVKNGENIFAGDKLYGLSTYALSYIAGLLKHAPSIMAFTNPTTNSYRRLVPGYEAPTNAVFALANRTAAIRIPAYVKDESKKRIEFRTIDASCNPYLAFSAMILAGVDGIREKLDPTAEGFGPFERDLYNEDIKPLPYTLSQACSALKGDNEYLKVFPKQLIEHWIKLKTKEEREMLAIPHPKEFDNYFDI from the coding sequence ATGGAAATAAAAGATATATTATCTATTGTTGAACGTGAAAAAATTAATTTTATAGATTTAAAAGTAGTTGATATTTGGGGTAAATGGAGACATGTAACTTTAGCAAGAACAAATTTTTCTGAAAAAACATTTTATGAAGGTGTAGGTTTTGATGCCTCAAATTTGGGCTATGCAAGTGTCGAAAACAGTGATATGGTTTTAATTCCCGATCCTCAAACTGCATTTTTTGAAAAAATAGGTGAGGAAAAGGTTTTGAGTCTGATTTGTGATGTATATGATGTAAATTCAGGTAAAGCTTCTTTTCATGATCCAAGGTCTATTTTAAAAGCCACGCTAAATGAAATTGGTGATGTTGCTGATGAAGTTTTTTTGGGACCAGAATATGAATTCCATGTCTTTGAAAATGTGAGGTATAGTATTAGTAACAATGAGATTAGTTTGAAAATTGATAGCAAAGAAGGTTTTTGGAATGCCGAAGAAACAGGAGAATATTTTATTGGAAAGAAAAAGGGATATCATAGAATTCCACCATTTGATACATTGATGGAAGTGAGAAATGAAATTGTAAAAAGGTTGCTAGAATATGGGGTCCCAGTAAAGTATCACCACCATGAAGTTGGTACGTGTCAGGTTGAGATTGAATTGAATTTTATAAGTGCTTTAAAAGCGGCAGATTATACACTCTTAGTGAAACATGTAGCAAGGCAAGTTGCAAAAAAGTTTGGTTTAATTGTAACATTTATGCCAAAACCTTTATATGATGAAGCAGGAAATGGTATGCATGTTCATCAATTCTTAGTAAAAAATGGCGAAAATATCTTTGCAGGTGACAAATTATACGGATTATCAACTTACGCATTATCGTATATTGCAGGACTATTGAAACATGCTCCTTCAATCATGGCATTTACAAATCCGACTACAAATTCATATAGAAGATTGGTTCCAGGTTACGAAGCACCGACCAATGCGGTTTTTGCACTTGCAAACAGAACTGCAGCCATTAGGATCCCCGCTTATGTAAAAGATGAAAGTAAAAAGAGAATAGAATTTAGAACAATTGATGCATCGTGTAACCCGTACCTTGCATTTTCGGCAATGATTTTAGCTGGAGTTGATGGGATAAGAGAAAAACTTGATCCGACTGCAGAGGGATTTGGCCCGTTTGAAAGAGATTTATATAATGAAGATATTAAACCTCTCCCATATACTTTATCTCAGGCATGTAGTGCATTGAAAGGTGATAATGAATATTTAAAGGTCTTTCCAAAACAATTAATAGAACACTGGATTAAATTAAAAACAAAGGAAGAGAGAGAAATGTTAGCTATTCCACACCCAAAAGAGT